A part of Acomys russatus chromosome 21, mAcoRus1.1, whole genome shotgun sequence genomic DNA contains:
- the LOC127205280 gene encoding LOW QUALITY PROTEIN: sodium-dependent glucose transporter 1B-like (The sequence of the model RefSeq protein was modified relative to this genomic sequence to represent the inferred CDS: substituted 2 bases at 2 genomic stop codons) translates to MIFVGRASGFLCGSLISGVLLDCMNHVLLLGVSMLATAVGLYLTPFCKKAFSLIGMMAIFGVAVGVVDTGGNVLILDLWGDKGAPHMQALHFSFALGAFLAPLLAKLAWGTTASAQNHTESDFDPPMLNRSSEAATGSLFAVPDNMNLLWTYASIGTYVLVISVFLFGLFCKKRSRQKKSTASAQGARRAKYHRALLCLLFLFFFFYVGAEVTYGSYIFSFATSHVGMEESEAAGLNSVFWGTFAACRGLAIFFATLLKPGTMIVLSNIGNLTSSLFLVLFDKNRLCLWIATSVYGASMAATFPSGISWVEQYTSISGKATAFFVIGACLGDMAIPAVIGILQGYYPDLPVVLYTGLGSAIFTAVLFPVMYKLATLPLERQHKGRXKSEDRQALLSSAELNDCEKENKWKHAEKWNGMYSEVIXIKNMRLSVIECSRNMLT, encoded by the exons ATGATCTTTGTGGGCCGAGCCTCTGGGTTTCTATGCGGCAGCCTGATTAGTGGGGTTCTCCTTGACTGTATGAATCATGTTTTACTTTTGG GTGTGTCAATGTTGGCTACCGCAGTTGGGCTTTATCTCACTCCTTTCTGCAAGAAGGCTTTCTCACTGATAGGCATGATGGCCATCTTCGGTGTGGCAGTTGGTGTTGTGGATACAG GTGGGAACGTCCTCATCTTGGATCTCTGGGGGGACAAAGGAGCCCCCCACATGCAGGCCTTGCACTTCAGTTTCGCCTTGGGTGCCTTCCTGGCTCCCCTGCTGGCTAAATTGGCCTGGGGTACAACAGCATCTGCTCAGAACCACACAGAGTCCGACTTTGACCCTCCAATGCTGAACCGATCCTCTGAAGCCGCCACAGGCTCTCTGTTCGCGGTTCCCGATAATATGAATCTGCTGTGGACCTATGCCTCCATCGGCACCTATGTTTTGgtaatttctgtctttctgtttggtCTGTTTTGTAAGAAACGTTCAAGGCAGAAAAAATCCACAGCGTCTGCGCAGGGAGCTCGAAGGGCTAAATACCACAGggccctgctctgcctcctcttcctcttcttcttcttttacgtGGGAGCCGAGGTGACCTATGGCTCTTACATTTTCTCCTTTGCCACCAGCCATGTTGGCATGGAAGAAAGCGAGGCAGCTGGCTTGAACTCTGTCTTCTGGGGGACCTTTGCAGCCTGCAGGGGCCTGGCCATCTTCTTTGCAACACTCTTAAAGCCTGGAACCATGATTGTGTTGAGCAACATTGGCAACCTGACCTCATCTTTATTCCTGGTGCTTTTTGACAAGAACCGTCTTTGTCTCTGGATTGCAACTTCTGTGTATGGAGCCTCGATGGCAGCCACATTTCCCAGCGGCATTTCCTGGGTGGAGCAGTACACTAGCATAAGTGGGAAAGCTACAGCGTTCTTTGTGATTGGTGCTTGTCTGGGAGACATGGCCATTCCTGCAGTGATCGGAATTCTTCAGGGATACTACCCAGACCTGCCAGTAGTTCTGTACACGGGTCTGGGGTCAGCCATCTTCACTGCTGTTTTATTTCCTGTGATGTATAAGTTGGCCACCTTACCCCTGGAACGCCAGCACAAAGGAAGATGAAAGAGTGAGGACCGGCAAGCTCTGCTTTCCAGCGCTGAGCTAAATGactgtgagaaagaaaataagtggaAACATGCAGAAAAGTGGAACGGAATGTATTCTGaagtaatttaaataaagaatatgAGGCTTTCTGTAATAGAGTGCTCTAGAAATATGCTGACGTGA